A single window of Sulfurovum sp. UBA12169 DNA harbors:
- a CDS encoding DJ-1 family protein gives MASVLLPLAEGFEEVEAVSLIDVMRRGGIEVCLAYLEDELATDMVTGTNGITIKADTSIYNVIADDFDMIVLPGGWGGTHRLAENAKVQALLKEFKAKDKHIGAICAAPYALKQAGVLGKSYTCYPGSKDEINHPGYREDLKVVEDGRVLTSRGPGTALCFGLEIVKRLVGIESYQAIKEGMLLDFCS, from the coding sequence GAAGGATTTGAAGAGGTTGAGGCGGTATCGCTGATAGATGTGATGCGAAGAGGCGGCATAGAGGTTTGTTTGGCTTATCTGGAGGATGAGTTGGCAACCGATATGGTTACCGGAACAAACGGAATTACGATCAAGGCAGACACTTCCATTTATAATGTGATTGCGGATGATTTTGATATGATAGTGCTTCCGGGCGGATGGGGCGGAACGCATAGACTTGCAGAAAATGCAAAAGTGCAAGCGCTTCTCAAAGAATTTAAAGCCAAAGACAAACATATCGGCGCTATCTGTGCAGCACCGTATGCGCTGAAACAAGCAGGGGTGCTCGGGAAAAGCTATACGTGCTATCCCGGTTCAAAAGATGAGATCAATCATCCCGGCTACAGAGAGGATTTAAAAGTAGTTGAAGACGGCAGGGTACTTACTTCGCGGGGTCCAGGAACTGCGCTTTGTTTTGGTCTTGAAATTGTAAAACGTCTGGTAGGTATTGAGAGTTATCAGGCGATCAAAGAGGGAATGCTGCTTGATTTTTGCAGCTAA